CCTCACTCACCATTACACCTGAAAGTACTTCCTAAGAATAACAATCACATCTGAGGCTGTAGCCCTCTTGTAGTGACAGGACAAGCAAGGCCAACCAATATCCAGCTGAGCCTTGGTGCTCTAGGTATGACTGGTGATGTGCTGGACTCACTCTTATCTATGAGTGTGGTCTATGTTCAGTTCAGTTGTGGTCCTTGGACACAGCCTCCACCATTGCTACCAGACACAAGCACCAGACTATAAGGACATGAGTGATGAAGGAAAGTCTTGTATGTATCAGTGAAGGTAGGAGACAGCACACTGTCTTGACACTTTATTCAAAGCCAGGTTTCACTCAGAATATCAGTAAAGTTAGCCAGGTTTTACTCAGAATATCAGTAAAGCTTCCTTTAGAATAACTCATCTGCCtgatcaataaaacaaaaatatatgtcaacacataatgaaaaatattgatCTTGAAGAAGCAATGAAAAGACATCAAACATTGCTCAGTTATTTGATGACAATGTATTTGACACAGACCTAAAAATAGTTCCCCCTTTAAAGCTAAAGTTAACCATATTTGTCATTCAGTACATGTAATGGCTGAAATACCCCAGGTGGGggaggcagccagccagccacttcACAGTTATGTTCTCACTCACACACCTATCCTGtcaatcactcattcacttctttATCCAGGCATTCACTAATCTCTTACTACCCTTATTTCCTTACATATGATCTCACTGATCTGTTTAttcacttcttccctttcacacacacacacacacacacacacacacttgctgctGTAGCTTGCACTGTGACTCCAAAATGCAATGATGCACAAGAGGAATTGCCACAGGTAAAGGTTCCACAAAAATCACAACAGTTACCACTTAATCTTACATTAAACTATTTATAGTGTACACATTACACTTTTGCCAATGGAATTTCATATAAAAGGTTGTTCTTGTATTGATGTTAACTGctaagcctcaaataaaaatatagaccTCAGACATTTCACCTGCCACACCTAAACTCATGCCAGCAAGCAGGTGTCCTCATATGAATATAATAGATTTGCACTTATCAGTTTCATGCCAGCACCTGCAGCCTCTCCCCCAAGGCTTGGCCAGAGCTTGAGTTCTCCTGTGCTTAGCACACAGCTTCCTCAGTTGCCCCCTGTTGTGATGCAACACTCAGCAGTAAATAATGTAGACACAATGAAGGGCCACTAGAACACTGCATGTGCCCAGGGACCACTGACAGAGTATCTGGATTACACCTGACAAAGTTCTTTTAGaataaaaacactaacaaaattaCATAAGACAACATAAAGCAGGAAAGTTTATGGATTTCAGGATCATAACCCAAAGTATTGTCTAGAGAGATTATGTATGGGTCATGGAGTAAAAACATACTGAATCAGCTACTGATAACAAAGGCTCAACGACAGGAAGTATACATTTTGCACGTGTAATCACACAATGGACACGAGTATTACATATCAGCATAATGCACAACGAGATGCTCTTCCAAGACTACCATCCGGGATGGTATACAAGAACACTTAGGTATAGGTATGTGAAAATATAATTTATAATACCTGCACATCATTTGTATAAAGTATATTACTGATTAGATAATACTGACAAGGTCACAGTAAGGACATGGAGCCCAGGGCAGCAGCAGGGGCAAGTCAAGGATGTTCAACACTGGTGTTGTGTGGCTCCTGATCTCTTGTTTCAAAGAGTACCCACTGTCAACCAACAAAAGTTACACTTGGCCTTGCAGCTCCTTGGCTTCTCCACACTTCCAGCACAGCCCCTATCAGCACCCAGTTACAACACCACAACTGCACATTCCACAGTTACAACTGCACATTCCTGAGCCCATTACCAGCAGGACAGCAGGATGTTCCATCTTCCCCATAAGCACAAGGTAACACTACATGGGGAGGCCATTTAGTGTGCTTACGCTATGAAGCAACATCAATGGATACACTGCTCCTCTTGGACCAAATTGACATGCAGACAGCACTGGAGCCATCTAATTTTTTCTCATGTAATTTCTGCAAATGACCAATGTCACAAGTATTTACAGCAAACTATCACCACAAGGGGAAGCAGGGATGGTCCCTGAGGTCCACAAGACTATAGTGTAGGATAACTGTTACGTCCCTATTGCACCACTAACGCTGCGAGCGCGCCTGGTGAGGGTGGGATCCCCAGATTCCAGAGATATCCCGTGGTAAGACTTGTGTCTCGAGTCCTGTGACCACCAATTCTGTAATCTGAAAAACCGTGGTCGCTGgctgccttccttcttttgtaaGATTTTTGGGAGATACTTACCAAGCTGCCTCAAAAAAATTGATGGTTCACTCTCTGTGACCTGAGGAATAAGGGCTTCTGGGCCAAGCTCCACAGGGGAGGTAGGAGAGAAAAGGCCTTCCTCAGGACTGCTGTGCATAGGGCCACATGCACTGCCATTGGAAAGCAGAGAAGTTGGTGTCTGTGCATCACTTTGAATGATGCCAGATGCATCAGTGATCTCCATAGCCTGGTTGCTCAATCTTCCAGAGACAACTTGGCTCACTGCCTCATCATTCACTGAAGCTGCTTCAGTGCCATCCTGGCTAGGCTGGCTTATACCATTGCAGGGTGAGTCATGCAATGTCTCTATTGAGGCTGTTGGAGCTAAAGGAAAAGTACCAGAGTAAGCCACACAAGATGAGGATTCTTCTTGTTTACTGTTGTGTTCTTTGTTGGTGTCAGTGGAGACAGAACCTGTCAGTGATGAGTCACTTAGGGGTTGAACAGTGGTATTCACAGTTTCAGGTTCAGAAAAACTGTGCATGTTGTTAATTTCTTTTGGTTTCAGAACATCCCAAACATGCACTGTTGCCTCAGAATCACTCCTTGTTGGTGGCTCCTCATACTGGTCAGGCCCTAGAGACCACCTGTGATGGTCGTCATTTACTGATGAATCAGCTGCATCATCCATCtctgtttgtggtggtggcaaggAAGCAACAGAGTAGGTGAGACATGGTTGCTGGTCAGTTTGTGATAGGTTATTGTTTAGGTTATTGTTATGTAAAGTTTCATGAGAAGTGAGCATGTGACTGTGGTGAGTGGTTGGTACACAGAGTGCTactgaggaaggaaacaaggactGTGAAGTTTCATCTGTTGTATCATGAGTATCTTTGGTTAAGGTTGATTTTCCATGGCTGATGAGAGTGGTGGCTTGTGGGCGGTGGGATAAAAAGTCATTTGTATGGGCACCCATGGAAGAGGGTGTAGTGAAGGccggggaagaagggaaggagacggaAGTGGACAGAGCCTTGTAGGAGTCCCAGGGACCAAAGCTGCCCAGAGTGGAAGACCGTGACCTGATGCCGTCCATCGGGGAACCAGAGACGGGGCTGTTGTGGGAGCGGGGTGTGTGAAGGTTGGTGAGGCAAGTGTCATTCATGTTGATGCGGTGCacagtggagtggtggtggagtgaagcCACACTGCGATTGAGCATCACGTCAGGGTCCACTGGGCGGCACAGGACATGGTGCAGGATGAAGGACTTGAGGGCAGCTCGGAAGTCCTGCAGAGAAAAGACATACCAAACATTTCAATTTCACTTGACAACTCACAATTGTTTAAACATATTGGAATACTACAGAACATTTCCTGGTACCTTGAATTCCCTAAAACAAACATCTCAGGGAGGAGATATCTGTTTGCTCACATTTCATCAGTGAAAAAACCTAAGTGTAGTGAGTGAGACATGAACCTTGGCTTTTAtagtgtgtatttacctagttgtatctACCTAGTTGTATTCTACAAggcacgagccaaagctcattttgtcctgtctccatactaatatttatccaatttctctttaaacatgtgtacactgtttgccaaaaccacctctttcttcaaatcattccagatttcaatagtatgatacaggaagctgtatttcttgatgtcactcaagcatccactcttctttattctctcccccATGCTCCCtcgttcatttctctctctcctccatctgtggtaccaagtaatttctgtctttttttttctatactgtttactaatttgtacattgttatcaggtcacctctttctcttctctcttgtagtgttggtaatcccatctcttcaagtctttcttcatagcttaagtctttcaattctggtaccatctttatcactatcctctgtattcttcccagtttccacatatcttttttttctatgtggaatccaaactactgctgcatattccaatttaggttgtatcatgctcattataattttcttcatcatttctttatctaaatagttaaacgccaccctaatgtttgttaacaagctgtatgtagagctgaatattctgtttatgtgcatttcaggtgatagtgtgtcctggatcattacccctaaatctttttcttcatggagcccattatttctcctcctattttgtaattccatgaaggtctctttttactttttcctatttccaacacatggcattttctggcattaaattctagtttccatctttggctccatgcatgtatcttgtcaatatccttttgtaactccttgtagtaattttcatcatttattattttcactatttttgcatcatcagcaaaaaaaggtttatataactatttagatcctctgtcatataatttacatatatttgaaacataataggtgccaacagaGATCCTTGCGGTACTCCACTTGTCACTTCACACCagcttgaattagtgtctctgattactgttctcatttccctcccttgtaaataatcatccattcagttcaatgttgctccctgtagtcctccttcattctctaacttccacataagactttagtggggaactttatcaaatgcttttctttttgagatccaggtatactgcatcaatccatctgtccctctcttgcactccatctattacatTCATATAGAAGCtaagtagatttgtgacacaggatctcctcctgaatccaaattgctttcctgtaattatcttttcatcttctaaatattgcacctatctatctttaattactatttcacagagcttgcttacaatacttgttagtgacactggtctgtaatttaatggttccattttatttccccctttgtaaATTGgaactatgttagctcttttccattcacttggtacttttccttctttcaatgagctgttaattatatccccgtatgggttcctccatttgtcctctgcattcttttaatatccatttacttgatccagcttttccagcagtttcttgatttcttgtctctttacttgcatcttctgtattccctcattctgtgataccactttgtgccacaaaatcagttccctttgtaaacacagattgaaaattctcattcattagttcattcatctcctcagtagtttcataaattcttccttctctttttaacttgtttatgtcatccctaAGTTTCACTTTTCCATTTACACGTCTGAAGAAGAGTTTaggctcttccttgcattttcatACTATGttactttcaaaatttctctttttctcttattataccatattcattccttgcctttctgtattctcccctagtatttgtgttcagttttctcatcattttcctctatGCTGTCCTTTTTCATTggtgcttctacacacctggcattatactATTCATGTTAcaaaattttcactttataacctGGTACGAACTATACttactcaaaaatatctcatatttttcttgcactattttaccttcaaatagctctttctagttaatttttccataaaatttattaagctctgcaaagtttgccttagcatagttctgtctcccaattctaaattgttcattcctgtggAACAGTTTCCTCCTGcactactatttctattgtcacatgatcacttcttcccagtggACTCAATGTATACTTGGCCTATTTTCTGGAATTTTTGTAAACAccaagtccaactgtgatggttcttcttctcttctgcatcttgtaggctcattcacccattgtctcattgtattcaccatcatggtatgcATGAGTTTTCACTCCATGacctgacattttctttcacttccatctcctctcagtTAATTCCTTTAATGTTGAAGTTGTCTACTAAGAgcacttttccttatcatttcctctatgctatttcttgtttctagttgcatagttttatatctactggtctcccatgcattagtttttggtggtatgtacatcacaacaactttcctttttccacttcctttgaccttaatcaaaacactcaaagtttctgccattccatcactatattccacttcctcaacaacaatatccacttcctcaacttttaccaatatcatcactcctcctcctcctcctccctttccttttctgtctcccttccatGTGCTATAACTTTTCTTTGCAaatcttatctttatttcctcttttagtttggtttccatTAAACATAGCACGTCTGGTTCATTGTTCTttaggtagtctttaagttccaacAGGCtcgacaccaaaccatctatatttgtatacataattttttaagcttctgcttggtgatcttctatggcatctttgtgccactatttcctcactttcatgttcACAACTTTCTAAATGAATCTCCtcacttgttcctgtgttctctcctcattttttgattgggcctctactctcaactctttcagtttacttctctcttcttcattcacgtctctttttattcatgttccccctcattccttctactcttgccaattttcctgttccttGTAACACATGTTCCGCTgttgtttgtgacatgaatcttattttcattggtcttgttccattttcattGTACTTTCCAATCCTATAAAACTCTTCAATATgttcaactatctcctctccttcctcaccactTTTGGtataatttccttagccctttttgcctcttctttctctctagctactTTCAAGGGTAGGTTCTTCTTGACTCCAAATACCACcccacacatctttctctgtactgtgtctctcagaagattacttttttcctttatcattttaatcacttgcttttccatgtccttattgtgttcctgttgttgttgccttatcatctcctccatatccaccttttgttgttgttctctctcttctttccaacttttgacttcctctgtcactaattcttttacctttccaacctcaacctctctctctcttgtaaagttttctttaactcctcattctcttccttaagtttcttgatttcttcacagtacttcttgtttaggtccactatttttgtcacctcttctctcagttctttgttttatttttctctctccattttccctcttcttcatctctgttATATCATTcgatatattttttacattgtcaccacctctctctctctctctctctctcttccttccatgtctttattatcactgctaagttacatatttcttctcttactttcacattttcattttttttttttttgtgtgtgctatAGGGATATATTATACAGGTGAAAATATGTGAAACTAATGTGGTCGTCAATTGATAAGCAAAAGAATTTCAAGCTACAATACTTGATTCAATGATCACCAGTGGGTTGTAGCTTTGCAGCTTACCCTTGACACAAGACAAATCCTACTTTCGAGAGGCTTTTAAAGGCCTGAAAAGGTGTCTTCAATGTATAGCCTACTGCCTACATACGAGTATGTAACCCCTGCTTGAAAAGGGCCTCAAGATAATACGTTACCCTCATTTACACTCAccctactctcttccttttgtcacTCCTCCCACCCAGTTCTACACTACTCTACTCTTCCGTATGTTATTCCCTCATTCGTATAATGTTGCTCTCATCCACTTTCATCACCTTACTCTCTCTTATGTTGTTGCCTTCATCCCCTTCTCATCTCCTTACTCTCCCCCTGTCACTCACGTACATGCATGTGGTAGGCGTAGAGGAAGGGATTGATGGCAGAGTTGAGGTGCGTGAGAGTGATGGTGAAGAACATAACGCCGCTGGATGCTGTGCAGTGCTTACAGAACGCCTGCACGCAGTTGATGGTGTACAGTGGAAACCAGCTGATCATGAAGAACAACACGATGATACTGAGACTCTTAGCAGCCTTTACTTCACGCCGGTTGGGATGAGCCATCTGTAATACCGGGAGATGATGAGTAAGGGAAGTGACACATCGAAGAGAGGACCGAAGAAGGAGGGATGTTGAGGGCCAGGAAAGGGTGAAGAGTcaaggtaacatgataaaatagAATGGTTTTACAACACCTCAGGCAACTGTGACGCATCAACGGCCTCAGTAAGGAAGGACAGGGGAAACAGGCCTCGTGGGTGGGGCAAGGTGACGGTGTAAGGTAACAGAGGTCGTGAATGAGACTGACCGGCGCTCAACTAACGGGGTGAGATGGTCCTCAAGGGGATGATTCGGGACCACCGGGGAAATCAGTGAGGCATGAGCACgtcaacggagaagaaaagtgtagtAAGGAGCACCCCACTGGGAGCCAGAACATGCCGGAGGTTTTGaaacatttgagagagagagagagagagagagaatggcggggataagacagaaaaaagagcAATCAGGATAAAGtataaacaaacatttattCAATCATTTATAATAAGCAATGCGGATATTGATTAGTGTAGTACGTATtgtttatgataaaaaaaaaaaagttctgcaGGCAAGATGGTTACACAAATATTAGACAGactaaaaaaaactgacatacCATTACACaagcatatatacatacatacatacatacaaacaaacaatttcTATCATAGTAATGTCAggaaaacagtgaaggaaggaaccaTATCACAGTGATGGAAGCGAAATGAGATGAGCATTTGACCATTATCTCCTTAGAGTtcactgaccaccaccatcacaaacaaCCATCACAGCTATTACGAGTACTACTGTTTCTCctactatcctcctcctcctcctcctcctactactactactactagtaataataataataataataataataataacaggaatacaaaaacaatgaacaATAACGGTAACAACGCCAGCTTTATTGAACCATGCAAGGTAAGCACACAGCAagagtaaaaagtaaataaataaaaaaataaataaataaaaaccacaaATGAACGTATACAACACACCTTCAATAACAAATCGTACAAGATCAAtttaaatataagaaaacacacGGGGAGCACAATGCAAACAGTAGCTATTACATTCTCTTGTTGCAGGAGAAATGAGGAACACCAGCCTGGGACCGTATTTTGCAACCTTCCAGCATCTTATTttcactacttttaacaggctataGTGAAAGATGCTGGGTATTTTAAAGAtgatttcatgattttagtggtaTTTTAGCCAAGTTTCTGCATTATTTATGtggaaaacacccatgaaaattCTTTGGTCTTCGAATATAGGCCTTGAGAGCTTAAAATATTCTAAAATGTTTTACaggctctaatggaagttattggccATTTTAAAAGTGATTTCATGACTTGGGTGAAATTTTAACAAAGTATCTGTACTATTCACGCAaagaaacacccatgaaaatTCTTTGGTCTTAGAAAATAGTTTTTAACGCAAGCCTATAAGAGTTTCAAATACTGATCCCATGAGGCTTGAATAAAGAAGTGCTAGAGACGTTGACTTGACATGATTCCGAACGAGTCCAAAAGGATGTCAAGGACTTTACAttcaagaagagaaaaaagaaatgggtcTGTGTCCTTGATATTCAAAGGGAGAGTCTTGTAATGTTCTTGGTGTGCAGTTTTTGCCTGAATGAGGCCACGTAggtccttagagagagagagagagagagagagagagagagagagagagagagagagagagagagagagagagagagagagagagagattaggtaaAAGAAAAGTTTCTACACCAAAAAAGCCACATTCTCAAAAACGAACAAAGTCAAGAGGTTCATCCCTcgccacctccctctctcctcctctcttccttctggaTTCTGGTCACTGAAAGtctgggaggggaagagagagagagagagagagagagagagagagagagagagagagagagagagagagagagagagagagagagagagagagagagagagagagagagagagagagagagagagagagagagagagagaaaggggggatgggagaggagggagggagggacggcagCTGATGGTCAGAAAAGCACGAAAACCCTCAACTCtggagataagagaggaaggaaaacacacaattgaaaatagaaaaaaagtttcgACAATTGAGTTCAGCAGGCAGAGGGTGAGGGCGGGAGAGagcaggagaagggagggaggcagggaggcagggaaggaggaagggagataagagaaTTAATCCAACCAACCGTGCTCTCAGTGACTGTTGTGGTCATCCCATGAAAATAATCTTGGCAGTTTGTGGAGCTGCGACGACTGTGGCGACTGTGTGGTGattgtggcggcggcggtcgTGGCTCATTCACTCATCTTCAAAAACTCAACCCCACATGACTACAGTTGTACCATAATTAAATTTAAACTGATACTCCCCTCCCTCGCTCGTTTCCccttcatgttttcattgataTAATTAGCTGACGTTTTATATCTTTCCTATGTAAATGGTAATTATTTTACTTTGATTTGCATTTCACTCGCTTACAattgtatttcctttttatttctaatGCGTTCAAGTTTTGATGTTTGATctatgttttacttattttttgttcccATCACAAACGCTGATAACTGTACCATGTTtttgtggtatatatatatatatatatatatatatatatatatatatatatatatatatatatatatatatatatatatatatatatatatatatatatatatatatttttttttttttttatatttatttttttttttttttttatttatttttttcgtttatttcattattaagtttacttttatctttacgTATTCCTGTGCATTTTGGAAGCGGGTCATGGGGGGTCACGGGACCTGAGTGATGTGGCGTGTCGCTGACAGCATAACTACactactcattctcttcctcctcttacagaCTCTTGCTCAATAATTGAATGCTGGCCTCTTTCTTCTACTACCGTAACCACTCGCAACACacgttctccttccttctcctttttcttcctgctgCTATTCTCCAGCATGTAATACGTTCAGGTCACGCGCGCACCTGCGGTGTCAACTTTCATCATTTAACGAGATCGTAAGTTCACACAGCGGCGCAGTTTCTTGGCAATTATTCCCTtcacctgaccaccaccaccaccaccaccaccagcacctcctgTATCAGGTGGTTAG
This window of the Scylla paramamosain isolate STU-SP2022 chromosome 1, ASM3559412v1, whole genome shotgun sequence genome carries:
- the LOC135103617 gene encoding uncharacterized protein LOC135103617 isoform X2, with translation MCWVAGTLVGLLPLMGWYNKEKEYNEVCYFVDVMSYQYLVFIYFGTIVFPGVLMAAFYTHIYTVVLKQLRQIAAQEPQGDTASVGTQCSQRQRSYIFRSQSRGQVSESSRYDPHRASTNTNLNQLQIPRSPRYGQYKPASPSALQHSPLLEHADLQLSPHHRPHHRRHLHNDGLHQYFLHLHGKEGRRSSLKEIDSCSQDENNDDETAQDDGSGSKAGSGEDKAKDAETRGAAHLILDHQPLLGRSRTPSITIDFETPEKNASRLPSSHSEEPGKLLPRERRKSGHEGVMSFHRRGSEAHSRRNSEGHSRRSSGVHSRRGSTLSYVLYQMAHPNRREVKAAKSLSIIVLFFMISWFPLYTINCVQAFCKHCTASSGVMFFTITLTHLNSAINPFLYAYHMHDFRAALKSFILHHVLCRPVDPDVMLNRSVASLHHHSTVHRINMNDTCLTNLHTPRSHNSPVSGSPMDGIRSRSSTLGSFGPWDSYKALSTSVSFPSSPAFTTPSSMGAHTNDFLSHRPQATTLISHGKSTLTKDTHDTTDETSQSLFPSSVALCVPTTHHSHMLTSHETLHNNNLNNNLSQTDQQPCLTYSVASLPPPQTEMDDAADSSVNDDHHRWSLGPDQYEEPPTRSDSEATVHVWDVLKPKEINNMHSFSEPETVNTTVQPLSDSSLTGSVSTDTNKEHNSKQEESSSCVAYSGTFPLAPTASIETLHDSPCNGISQPSQDGTEAASVNDEAVSQVVSGRLSNQAMEITDASGIIQSDAQTPTSLLSNGSACGPMHSSPEEGLFSPTSPVELGPEALIPQVTESEPSIFLRQLGKYLPKILQKKEGSQRPRFFRLQNWWSQDSRHKSYHGISLESGDPTLTRRARSVSGAIGT
- the LOC135103617 gene encoding uncharacterized protein LOC135103617 isoform X1 — protein: MCWVAGTLVGLLPLMGWYNKEKEYNEVCYFVDVMSYQYLVFIYFGTIVFPGVLMAAFYTHIYTVVLKQTKLSVRSEHGTLRQIAAQEPQGDTASVGTQCSQRQRSYIFRSQSRGQVSESSRYDPHRASTNTNLNQLQIPRSPRYGQYKPASPSALQHSPLLEHADLQLSPHHRPHHRRHLHNDGLHQYFLHLHGKEGRRSSLKEIDSCSQDENNDDETAQDDGSGSKAGSGEDKAKDAETRGAAHLILDHQPLLGRSRTPSITIDFETPEKNASRLPSSHSEEPGKLLPRERRKSGHEGVMSFHRRGSEAHSRRNSEGHSRRSSGVHSRRGSTLSYVLYQMAHPNRREVKAAKSLSIIVLFFMISWFPLYTINCVQAFCKHCTASSGVMFFTITLTHLNSAINPFLYAYHMHDFRAALKSFILHHVLCRPVDPDVMLNRSVASLHHHSTVHRINMNDTCLTNLHTPRSHNSPVSGSPMDGIRSRSSTLGSFGPWDSYKALSTSVSFPSSPAFTTPSSMGAHTNDFLSHRPQATTLISHGKSTLTKDTHDTTDETSQSLFPSSVALCVPTTHHSHMLTSHETLHNNNLNNNLSQTDQQPCLTYSVASLPPPQTEMDDAADSSVNDDHHRWSLGPDQYEEPPTRSDSEATVHVWDVLKPKEINNMHSFSEPETVNTTVQPLSDSSLTGSVSTDTNKEHNSKQEESSSCVAYSGTFPLAPTASIETLHDSPCNGISQPSQDGTEAASVNDEAVSQVVSGRLSNQAMEITDASGIIQSDAQTPTSLLSNGSACGPMHSSPEEGLFSPTSPVELGPEALIPQVTESEPSIFLRQLGKYLPKILQKKEGSQRPRFFRLQNWWSQDSRHKSYHGISLESGDPTLTRRARSVSGAIGT
- the LOC135103617 gene encoding uncharacterized protein LOC135103617 isoform X3, translated to MCWVAGTLVGLLPLMGWYNKEKEYNEVCYFVDVMSYQYLVFIYFGTIVFPGVLMAAFYTHIYTVVLKQTKLSVRSEHGTLRQIAAQEPQGDTASVGTQCSQRQRSYIFRSQSRGQVSESSRYDPHRASTNTNLNQMAHPNRREVKAAKSLSIIVLFFMISWFPLYTINCVQAFCKHCTASSGVMFFTITLTHLNSAINPFLYAYHMHDFRAALKSFILHHVLCRPVDPDVMLNRSVASLHHHSTVHRINMNDTCLTNLHTPRSHNSPVSGSPMDGIRSRSSTLGSFGPWDSYKALSTSVSFPSSPAFTTPSSMGAHTNDFLSHRPQATTLISHGKSTLTKDTHDTTDETSQSLFPSSVALCVPTTHHSHMLTSHETLHNNNLNNNLSQTDQQPCLTYSVASLPPPQTEMDDAADSSVNDDHHRWSLGPDQYEEPPTRSDSEATVHVWDVLKPKEINNMHSFSEPETVNTTVQPLSDSSLTGSVSTDTNKEHNSKQEESSSCVAYSGTFPLAPTASIETLHDSPCNGISQPSQDGTEAASVNDEAVSQVVSGRLSNQAMEITDASGIIQSDAQTPTSLLSNGSACGPMHSSPEEGLFSPTSPVELGPEALIPQVTESEPSIFLRQLGKYLPKILQKKEGSQRPRFFRLQNWWSQDSRHKSYHGISLESGDPTLTRRARSVSGAIGT